The proteins below come from a single Archangium lipolyticum genomic window:
- a CDS encoding cytochrome P450 yields the protein MTDLNPVSPENIRDPYPLYKELRDNHPVHWSEVVHAWIITRYDDVVACFRDPRLSTNRLNFYSFQLQGSDPAIAEDVLGVLSKQMAMKDGIDHLRVRRHASQGFSPQALDAWRPSIRRIMTMLVDRVHAEGRMDVVSHISYQLPPLVIADLMGVPPEDRGLFQSWAKPIAQFSSPTVGVDMVEVTKQANRAMQEFKAYLFKIVEERRHHPGQDVLSQMIHFQEGGGMSMDELLSNANLILTAGHVTVTDQLTTGLHNLLSHPDQLQKLREDRSLIKSAVEEMLRYSPALPFSVRIAKQDIQLHGKTIPKDSVVFLGSASANRDPKVFPDPDRFDITRDHIHQKHLGFGFGAHHCLGAGLARRELEIALEVMLDRMPGLRLDEDSPPRLKLDTLFFRGFNSMHVRW from the coding sequence ATGACTGACCTCAATCCCGTCAGCCCCGAGAACATCCGCGACCCGTATCCGCTCTACAAGGAACTGCGGGACAACCATCCGGTGCACTGGTCGGAGGTGGTGCACGCGTGGATCATCACGCGCTACGACGACGTCGTCGCGTGCTTTCGAGATCCACGGCTGAGCACGAACCGGCTCAATTTCTACTCCTTCCAGCTCCAGGGCTCGGATCCGGCCATTGCCGAGGATGTACTCGGGGTGCTGTCCAAGCAGATGGCCATGAAGGATGGGATCGATCACCTGCGCGTGCGCCGCCATGCGAGCCAGGGGTTCTCACCCCAGGCGCTCGATGCGTGGCGCCCCAGCATCCGCCGCATCATGACCATGCTGGTGGACCGGGTGCATGCCGAGGGCCGGATGGATGTGGTGTCCCATATCTCCTACCAGTTGCCTCCGCTCGTCATCGCCGACCTGATGGGTGTTCCCCCGGAGGACCGGGGGCTCTTCCAGAGCTGGGCGAAGCCCATCGCGCAGTTCTCCAGCCCGACGGTGGGCGTGGACATGGTGGAGGTGACCAAGCAGGCCAACCGCGCCATGCAGGAGTTCAAGGCGTACCTGTTCAAGATCGTCGAGGAGCGCCGCCACCATCCCGGCCAGGACGTGCTCAGCCAGATGATCCACTTCCAGGAGGGAGGTGGCATGAGCATGGACGAGCTGCTGTCCAACGCCAACCTCATCCTCACGGCCGGCCATGTGACCGTCACCGATCAGCTCACCACCGGCCTCCACAACCTGCTCTCCCACCCGGACCAGCTGCAGAAGCTGCGGGAGGATCGCAGCCTGATCAAGTCGGCCGTGGAGGAGATGCTGCGCTACTCCCCGGCGCTGCCCTTCAGCGTCCGTATCGCCAAGCAGGACATCCAGCTGCATGGCAAGACCATCCCCAAGGACAGCGTCGTGTTCCTGGGGTCGGCCTCGGCCAACCGGGATCCCAAGGTCTTCCCCGACCCGGATCGTTTCGATATCACCCGGGATCACATCCATCAGAAGCACCTGGGCTTCGGCTTCGGGGCGCACCACTGCCTGGGCGCCGGTCTGGCCCGCCGTGAGTTGGAGATCGCCCTCGAGGTGATGCTGGATCGCATGCCCGGCCTGCGCCTGGACGAGGACAGCCCACCGCGCCTCAAGCTCGATACCCTGTTCTTCCGGGGCTTCAATTCGATGCACGTCCGGTGGTGA
- a CDS encoding AAA family ATPase, translating to MNFTLAVYQIRDASGLFRWSTLGLGPHTRGREGRSTVKLQQKLVEDLRGIIGELPVRDLAWFQFPRGIRLERVQLELDFKRVRTAAETRRLSGVFPLILEPRFRTRGELMTIAYHPARQDEWFPVEPDTSLEEQAKIFFTRAWARLEPYQHNALRSNYKDSLKALEFVARPRSLLDELGKMKGPWDDLELKDPAGKKKKPRDGNKVLPNLGTNLTLQAVEGSLETGMPRSPYREQLQMLLGGERRTPVLLVGPPGVGKRTLLKRFVADQLEADGFQTHRNLDKVTEVWSIAGKRIIAGMSYVGDWEQRCQKLLEEARGGRRILFVEDLHAFGRIGRSRDSDTHLALFFQGALSRGEITLVGTVTPEQLQRLESDAPSFAALFTQLHVRPTSADETLRMLLHEARELEARHSISWSPALFPILLEQASTLFAGAALPGKAIDLLRELATDDGHDTHDFEPIIAEDLFAYLARKTGLPEFLLHPTKKLDPEEVQEALSRKVMGQPEAIQEACDLIARIHSGLTDPRRPYGVYLFTGPTGTGKTELTRALASYLYGDASRLVRLDMAEFQTPDAVARLTGDVFQPEGRLTRLIREQPFSLVLLDEIEKAHPSLLNLLLQTFDEGRLTDASGETADFTHTVIVMTSNLGARRKPAVGIGEPDARALALDADRAVREFFPPELFNRIDRIVHFSPLSREAGEKVVEKELARLLSRHGLTSRNIFVSADEAVKRRIVEEAFDPHLGARPLKRYLEEKVGQVLSEAIIGGSRGLMHLFQLYTREDGFSVQADALVPREPALEGFALEPLLTLPVAKLREKMIEARDEVQRMRLSTELGALSEQVRFHLERLQAGDREHAGSLYTLDSMRMYLEEFAAQLESFARAPEDEARELIEVERFGVMERTMTDDGVVDRIRIFDRRALAPAKAVSREQMLDALAEVYFLQRVLRGLSSPAQHVVTLELLPLGQWRQGATAGSLLTRWLCEAYAGSRGEIEGFAAHLPGGGRVSGGLRQLRELLHASSAEPVHVALKLVGPGIRPFLEGEAGLHVWQSSGRLPEIVKVRVHEEHAPEPARLLELHEAKLRAFHKARQEDVSPLPEDPESAAPVVRAYRFDPPSWQGEVSVMELDDYLLTYSGSHRVRHLPDALPTLWRLRMSQNP from the coding sequence ATGAACTTCACCCTCGCCGTCTACCAGATCCGGGATGCCTCCGGCCTCTTCCGCTGGAGCACGCTCGGGCTCGGACCCCATACCCGCGGCCGCGAGGGCAGGAGCACCGTCAAGCTCCAGCAGAAGCTCGTGGAGGACCTGCGCGGCATCATCGGCGAGCTCCCGGTCCGGGACCTGGCCTGGTTCCAGTTCCCGCGCGGCATCCGCCTGGAGCGCGTTCAGCTCGAGCTCGACTTCAAGCGCGTCCGCACCGCGGCCGAGACGCGGCGGCTGTCCGGCGTCTTCCCCCTCATCCTCGAGCCCCGCTTCCGCACGCGCGGCGAGCTCATGACCATCGCCTACCACCCCGCGCGCCAGGACGAGTGGTTCCCGGTCGAGCCGGACACCAGCCTCGAGGAGCAGGCGAAGATCTTCTTCACCCGCGCCTGGGCCCGCTTGGAGCCGTACCAGCACAACGCCCTGCGCTCCAACTACAAGGACAGCCTCAAGGCGCTCGAGTTCGTGGCCCGGCCCAGGTCGCTGCTCGACGAGCTCGGCAAGATGAAGGGGCCCTGGGACGATCTGGAGCTCAAGGACCCGGCCGGCAAGAAGAAGAAGCCGAGGGATGGCAACAAGGTGCTCCCCAACCTGGGAACGAACCTCACCCTCCAGGCCGTGGAGGGCTCGCTCGAGACCGGGATGCCACGTAGCCCCTATCGCGAGCAGTTGCAGATGCTGCTCGGCGGCGAGCGGCGTACACCGGTGCTCCTCGTCGGCCCTCCTGGCGTCGGCAAGCGCACGCTGCTCAAGCGCTTCGTGGCCGATCAGCTCGAGGCCGATGGTTTCCAGACCCACCGCAACCTGGACAAGGTGACCGAGGTCTGGTCGATCGCCGGCAAGCGGATCATCGCGGGCATGAGCTACGTGGGCGACTGGGAGCAGCGCTGCCAGAAGCTGCTCGAGGAAGCCAGGGGAGGGCGCCGCATCCTCTTCGTCGAGGACCTGCACGCCTTCGGACGCATCGGCCGCTCGCGCGACAGTGACACCCACCTCGCGCTCTTCTTCCAGGGCGCGCTCTCGCGGGGGGAGATCACCCTCGTTGGCACGGTGACGCCGGAACAGCTCCAGCGCCTCGAGTCCGATGCCCCGTCCTTCGCCGCGCTCTTCACCCAGCTCCACGTGCGCCCCACCAGCGCCGACGAAACCCTTCGGATGCTGCTGCACGAGGCACGCGAGCTGGAGGCCAGGCATTCCATCTCCTGGTCTCCCGCGCTCTTTCCGATCCTGCTCGAGCAGGCCAGCACGCTCTTCGCCGGAGCCGCGCTGCCGGGCAAGGCGATCGATCTGCTGCGCGAGCTCGCCACGGACGATGGGCACGATACGCACGACTTCGAGCCGATCATCGCCGAAGACCTCTTCGCCTACCTCGCGCGCAAGACGGGCCTGCCGGAGTTCCTGCTCCACCCCACGAAGAAGCTGGATCCGGAGGAGGTCCAGGAGGCGCTCTCCCGCAAGGTGATGGGCCAGCCGGAAGCCATCCAGGAGGCGTGCGATCTCATCGCGCGCATCCACTCCGGGCTCACCGATCCCCGCAGGCCCTATGGCGTCTATCTGTTCACCGGACCCACCGGCACCGGGAAGACCGAGCTCACCCGCGCGCTGGCCAGCTACCTGTATGGCGATGCGTCCCGTCTGGTGAGGCTCGACATGGCCGAGTTCCAGACGCCCGATGCCGTCGCCCGCCTCACCGGCGACGTGTTCCAGCCCGAGGGCCGCCTGACCCGCCTCATCCGCGAGCAGCCCTTCTCGCTCGTGCTGCTCGATGAGATCGAGAAGGCGCACCCCTCGCTGCTCAACCTGCTCCTCCAGACGTTCGACGAGGGCCGGCTCACCGACGCCTCGGGCGAGACGGCGGATTTCACGCACACCGTCATCGTCATGACGAGCAACCTCGGGGCCCGGCGCAAGCCGGCGGTGGGCATCGGCGAGCCGGACGCGCGGGCGCTCGCGCTCGACGCCGACCGGGCCGTGCGTGAGTTCTTCCCGCCCGAGCTCTTCAACCGCATCGACCGCATCGTGCACTTCTCGCCGCTCTCGCGCGAGGCGGGCGAGAAGGTCGTCGAGAAGGAGCTCGCGCGGCTGCTGTCCCGGCACGGGTTGACGTCCCGCAACATCTTCGTGTCCGCCGACGAGGCGGTGAAGCGCCGCATCGTCGAGGAGGCCTTCGATCCCCACCTGGGCGCCCGCCCGCTCAAGCGCTACCTGGAGGAGAAGGTCGGGCAGGTCCTCTCCGAGGCCATCATCGGTGGCTCCCGGGGGTTGATGCACCTGTTCCAGCTCTACACCCGTGAGGACGGTTTCTCGGTCCAGGCCGATGCGCTCGTTCCCCGCGAGCCCGCACTCGAGGGGTTCGCCCTGGAGCCGCTCCTGACCCTGCCCGTGGCGAAGCTGCGAGAGAAGATGATCGAGGCGCGCGACGAGGTGCAGCGGATGCGGCTCAGCACGGAGCTCGGCGCGCTGTCCGAGCAGGTCCGCTTCCACCTCGAGCGGCTCCAGGCCGGGGACCGCGAGCATGCCGGATCGCTCTACACCCTCGACTCGATGCGGATGTACCTGGAGGAGTTCGCGGCCCAGCTGGAGTCCTTCGCGCGGGCTCCCGAAGACGAGGCGAGGGAGCTGATCGAGGTCGAGCGCTTCGGCGTCATGGAGCGCACCATGACCGATGACGGTGTGGTGGATCGCATCCGGATCTTCGATCGGCGGGCGCTCGCGCCAGCGAAGGCCGTCTCCCGCGAACAGATGCTCGATGCGCTGGCCGAGGTGTACTTCCTGCAGCGCGTCCTCCGGGGTCTCTCCAGCCCCGCCCAGCACGTGGTCACGCTGGAGCTGCTCCCGCTCGGGCAGTGGCGGCAGGGGGCGACCGCGGGCTCCCTGCTCACCCGGTGGCTGTGCGAGGCCTACGCCGGCTCGCGCGGGGAGATCGAGGGCTTCGCCGCCCATCTGCCGGGAGGGGGCCGGGTGTCCGGTGGCCTCCGGCAGCTCCGGGAGCTCCTGCATGCGTCCTCCGCGGAGCCGGTGCATGTCGCGCTCAAGCTGGTGGGGCCTGGCATCCGGCCCTTCCTCGAGGGCGAGGCCGGGCTGCACGTCTGGCAGTCCTCGGGGCGGCTCCCGGAGATCGTGAAGGTTCGCGTGCACGAGGAGCACGCGCCGGAGCCCGCGAGGCTGCTCGAGTTGCACGAAGCGAAGCTCCGGGCGTTCCACAAGGCGCGTCAGGAGGACGTGAGCCCTCTGCCCGAGGATCCCGAATCGGCCGCCCCCGTCGTCCGTGCCTACCGCTTCGACCCGCCTTCCTGGCAGGGCGAGGTGTCGGTGATGGAGCTCGACGACTACCTGCTCACCTACAGCGGCAGCCACCGCGTCAGGCATCTCCCGGATGCCCTGCCCACCCTGTGGCGTCTTCGGATGAGCCAGAATCCATGA
- a CDS encoding methyl-accepting chemotaxis protein has translation MSTTSQDVTKLARKMFLLHQVFIFGGAPSLLYLLSLMTGLTAEQSAYINKLNMPVTIFSGLIIPYLVMKWAVRRALEAPSGLPEGTRLLRLLQIPSIISNTMLALTIPSTCVQPLLTIAMYGKSIWVLPWALITVSLHMMLLMILELLLFERLLFPLALEEYKRSPSNLPRGRGILWPRQAWLLPYAFAVFVLCTLATALTIVGRLGYDALALTVSQFKGGDLQLIVEQTMLTLLKNSATPMSLIGGYLLAVAAATAWGMARRQTQGAKGVQVALEGLAQGRPVLPEWVSTDEIGDLSAATARVFEQLRAFSLSLRDSAIALQRSAAQLGQSTSKQTEAISVQATAIQETQVTAEEFRQTSQVAAQTAGNIMSQAERAREISASGEAAIQEGLAGIEEVGAQVRQMATSIKSLDERARQIARITAIVKDLADQSNMLALNAAIEAVRSGESGQGFGVVAKEIRSLADQSIRATNNIRSILQDISSASATAAALSEKGTQRVEASLKQIRTFSQQVQQLTAITRDNGNSVRQISAAVTQQDAGIAQITQAVTELTRIMDQTMSQLRASEQALSVVREVADQVNGAVGQYGWSSVVQEEMQQRTTA, from the coding sequence ATGAGCACAACCAGTCAGGACGTCACCAAGCTAGCCCGCAAGATGTTCTTGCTGCATCAAGTCTTCATTTTCGGCGGGGCGCCATCGCTGCTCTATCTGCTGTCGCTGATGACGGGTCTCACGGCCGAGCAATCCGCGTACATCAACAAGCTCAACATGCCCGTCACGATCTTCAGCGGGCTGATCATCCCGTACCTCGTGATGAAGTGGGCCGTGCGGCGCGCGCTCGAGGCTCCTTCGGGCCTGCCTGAAGGAACGCGGCTGCTGCGGCTGTTGCAGATCCCCTCGATCATCAGCAACACGATGCTGGCCCTGACGATCCCGTCGACCTGCGTCCAGCCCCTGCTCACCATCGCCATGTACGGCAAGAGCATCTGGGTGCTGCCCTGGGCCCTCATCACGGTGTCGCTGCACATGATGCTGCTGATGATCCTCGAGCTGCTCCTCTTCGAGCGCCTCCTGTTCCCCCTCGCCCTGGAAGAGTACAAGCGCAGCCCGAGCAATCTCCCCCGGGGCCGCGGCATCCTCTGGCCCCGCCAGGCGTGGCTGCTGCCCTATGCCTTCGCCGTCTTCGTCTTGTGCACGCTGGCCACGGCGCTCACCATCGTCGGGCGGCTCGGCTACGACGCCCTGGCCCTGACGGTCAGCCAGTTCAAGGGCGGCGACCTCCAGCTCATCGTCGAGCAGACGATGCTGACGCTGCTGAAGAACTCCGCCACGCCCATGTCGCTGATCGGCGGCTACCTGCTGGCGGTCGCCGCGGCGACGGCCTGGGGCATGGCGCGCCGTCAGACGCAGGGCGCCAAGGGCGTGCAGGTGGCACTGGAGGGTCTGGCCCAGGGCCGTCCCGTCCTGCCGGAGTGGGTCTCCACCGACGAGATCGGCGATCTCTCGGCGGCCACGGCCCGCGTGTTCGAGCAGCTGCGCGCCTTCTCGCTGTCGCTGCGTGACTCCGCCATCGCGCTGCAGCGCTCGGCCGCGCAGCTGGGGCAGTCCACCTCCAAGCAGACGGAGGCGATCTCCGTCCAGGCCACCGCCATCCAGGAGACCCAGGTCACCGCCGAGGAGTTCCGGCAGACCTCCCAGGTGGCCGCCCAGACGGCCGGCAACATCATGTCGCAGGCGGAGCGGGCCCGGGAGATCAGCGCCTCGGGCGAGGCCGCCATCCAGGAGGGTCTGGCGGGCATCGAGGAGGTGGGTGCCCAGGTGCGGCAGATGGCCACGAGCATCAAGTCCCTGGACGAGCGCGCCCGGCAGATCGCCCGCATCACGGCGATCGTGAAGGACCTGGCCGACCAGTCGAACATGCTGGCGCTCAACGCCGCCATCGAGGCGGTGCGCTCCGGCGAGAGTGGTCAGGGCTTCGGCGTGGTGGCCAAGGAGATCCGCTCGCTGGCCGACCAGTCCATCCGCGCCACCAACAACATCCGCTCCATTCTCCAGGACATCAGCAGCGCCAGCGCCACCGCCGCCGCGCTGTCGGAGAAGGGCACGCAGCGCGTCGAGGCCAGCCTCAAGCAGATCCGCACCTTCAGCCAGCAGGTGCAGCAGCTGACGGCGATCACCCGCGACAACGGCAACTCGGTGCGGCAGATCTCCGCGGCCGTCACCCAGCAGGACGCCGGCATCGCGCAGATCACCCAGGCCGTGACCGAGCTGACGCGCATCATGGATCAGACCATGTCCCAGCTGCGCGCCTCCGAGCAGGCGCTGAGCGTGGTGCGCGAGGTGGCGGACCAGGTGAACGGCGCCGTGGGTCAGTACGGCTGGTCCAGCGTGGTGCAGGAGGAGATGCAGCAGCGCACGACGGCCTGA
- a CDS encoding terpene synthase family protein has product MLSPTEISASADAVARFIEKNGIKFERGNPVTFFNRLGQVHVDLTLPVVSKEHEETVLLLKNYCGLWTALVDDEMDLHGSRTELDATIQLLVDCSQGKTPPAESTSSAVRTLKEVLTKLPTDPAKAQLREAFYFDLWVMVNGFVYEDCINNKATLVANSTEYARYSALTASLKHYLDLDYLFSKEEPDPAAYRLMRKGYDHLALAIKFASDIGSIRRELKNEYNLNLVTILGMEEGTFFATHRLNDTKLKEALSLLQPQLDKVRDLAMKELTIGRDILEQLPMTQGVVKTEELTSGRDTQEQLPMTQGVVKTEELTSGRDTQEQLLMAQGVVKTEDGDTQKRRSMAQDVVNTVNMLVASYFEYDRFRAKK; this is encoded by the coding sequence ATGCTCAGTCCAACGGAAATCAGTGCCAGCGCGGATGCCGTGGCCCGCTTCATCGAGAAGAACGGCATCAAGTTCGAACGCGGTAACCCCGTGACGTTCTTCAACCGGCTCGGTCAGGTGCACGTCGACCTCACCCTTCCGGTGGTCTCCAAGGAGCACGAGGAGACGGTGCTCCTCCTCAAGAACTACTGTGGCTTGTGGACCGCCCTGGTGGATGACGAGATGGACCTCCACGGGAGCCGGACCGAGCTCGACGCGACCATCCAGTTGCTGGTGGACTGCTCCCAGGGCAAGACGCCCCCCGCCGAATCGACCTCCAGTGCCGTCCGCACGCTGAAGGAGGTGCTGACGAAGCTCCCCACCGATCCGGCCAAGGCGCAGCTGCGCGAGGCCTTCTACTTCGACCTGTGGGTCATGGTGAACGGCTTCGTCTACGAGGACTGCATCAACAACAAGGCGACCCTCGTGGCCAACTCGACGGAGTACGCCCGGTACTCGGCGTTGACCGCGAGCCTCAAGCACTACCTGGATCTGGACTACCTCTTCTCCAAGGAGGAGCCGGATCCCGCTGCCTACCGTCTGATGCGCAAGGGCTACGATCACCTCGCACTGGCCATCAAGTTCGCCTCCGACATCGGGAGCATCCGTCGGGAGCTGAAGAATGAGTACAACCTCAACCTCGTCACCATTCTCGGGATGGAGGAGGGGACCTTCTTCGCCACACACAGGCTGAACGACACGAAGCTCAAAGAAGCGCTCTCCCTGCTACAGCCTCAGCTCGACAAGGTGCGCGACCTGGCCATGAAGGAGCTGACCATCGGGCGCGACATCCTGGAGCAGCTCCCAATGACCCAGGGCGTGGTGAAGACAGAGGAGCTGACCAGCGGGCGCGACACCCAGGAGCAGCTCCCAATGACCCAGGGCGTGGTGAAGACGGAGGAGCTGACCAGCGGGCGCGACACCCAGGAGCAGCTCCTAATGGCCCAGGGCGTGGTGAAGACGGAGGATGGGGACACCCAGAAGCGGCGCTCAATGGCCCAGGACGTGGTGAATACGGTGAATATGCTGGTCGCGAGCTACTTTGAGTACGACCGGTTTAGGGCGAAGAAATAG
- a CDS encoding AAA family ATPase yields the protein MAPSDAAGIIEFSTPLLCQQLWNGDHQVFPVAAPALTSHAPTREACLAEQRLFLEEYLSHAEPEVLARFSLPAQVRLEMLEILAPRADLPRPLVKPTTVELATVVVPLPEEIWVFVPALDHTVHVGRSQDVRETVRADLERLLAAREPTAHEYLRLLPPKSVTLETVHLQLRRQDASEKSRQAKKQQQEKLARDQAHEVLLSVSTPLHERDEARHGPPLIGRDTELTLLSGLLGGEKRQGVLLVGPELSGKTELLLAWLRAERKVGRQRRVYATSGSRLIAGMSGFGQWQERVLRVMRAAQALDAVLYFENLGELLAQHSTESIDIPGAMKPFLEEGRVRLLGELTPDALDLLESRHPGLFAVLGRVRLEPLDARHTREALSTRAAWQRKAESSRPTLADDAVAPLVELAERYLPGRALPGKALRLYEEMRAGLQQERTGNGQSPMLTRERVYALFSLKTGVPEFLLREDRALLAADVEARFRRQLIGQELAVRRVVETLCMVKAGLQPQGKPLATFLFVGPTGVGKTELARLLATFLFGSPERMFRFDMSEFMDAWAAERLIRGNAQGEGLLTRRVRQQPFCVLLLDEIEKAHPAVFDLLLQVCGEGRLTDARGQTAWFHNALIIMTSNLGVAHRRNPLGIGASEVDDTSYYLREVHRHFRPEFVNRIDQLIPFHPLTPEQAAEVARLGVDKLRMRRGLLQRGISLHVPPEITTSLAASGYQEAYGARAMRRHLDQRLVVPIARALSSVGPEAQGGQLVIAQRPEGIEVELTRGSPRSAQNQFNQVRELQAERRILDALLRSDAVEQLKEQIAFLVAQLSQGDRNPRGPEAVPVGKLQSDHSRLEEIWTQAQKLRSALVAAEELALMALFEQQDATPFVEDAHAQGQALRRLMPALLLSLQPRRDALTMILQEAGETRALERWLLPLLADAPRRGWSVGGRLSETSKGSERTRKWGDVLNAEDLRRALVDPSRTFHEVLLSVNGTNAGAFLALEEGLHRYPPTEKDEPVMLTIQPVATFTLLHQKELELPAIAPPAQPSLKVLRLTPSIRELHPDGRLWLCNVERYLLLGDRDYFQELELILFEHIRHLERRRSFDPGSSLSFALDVLRGKKS from the coding sequence ATGGCTCCTTCCGATGCCGCTGGGATCATCGAGTTCTCCACTCCGCTTCTCTGTCAGCAACTGTGGAACGGTGACCATCAGGTGTTCCCCGTGGCCGCGCCGGCCCTGACGAGCCACGCGCCCACCCGAGAGGCCTGTCTCGCCGAGCAGCGCCTGTTCCTCGAGGAGTACCTGTCCCACGCCGAGCCCGAGGTGCTCGCGCGCTTCTCCCTCCCCGCGCAGGTACGGCTGGAGATGCTGGAGATCCTCGCGCCTCGCGCCGATCTGCCCAGGCCCCTCGTCAAGCCCACCACCGTCGAGCTGGCCACGGTCGTCGTGCCCCTGCCGGAGGAGATCTGGGTCTTCGTCCCCGCGCTCGACCACACGGTTCACGTGGGCAGGAGCCAGGACGTCCGGGAGACGGTCCGCGCGGACCTGGAGCGGCTGCTCGCCGCCCGGGAGCCGACCGCCCATGAGTACCTGCGGCTGCTGCCGCCGAAGTCGGTGACGCTCGAGACCGTCCACCTCCAGCTCCGGCGCCAGGACGCGAGCGAGAAGAGCCGGCAGGCGAAGAAGCAGCAGCAGGAGAAGCTCGCGCGAGACCAGGCGCACGAGGTGCTCCTCTCCGTCTCCACGCCGCTGCATGAGCGCGACGAGGCCCGGCATGGACCTCCACTCATCGGCCGGGACACCGAGCTCACGCTGCTGTCGGGCCTGCTCGGCGGCGAGAAGCGGCAGGGCGTGCTGCTCGTCGGCCCGGAGCTCTCGGGCAAGACGGAGCTGCTCCTCGCGTGGTTGCGCGCGGAGCGGAAGGTCGGCCGCCAGCGCCGGGTGTACGCGACGAGCGGCTCGCGGTTGATCGCCGGCATGTCCGGCTTCGGCCAGTGGCAGGAGCGCGTGCTGCGCGTGATGCGCGCGGCGCAGGCGCTCGATGCCGTCCTGTACTTCGAGAACCTCGGCGAGCTGCTCGCGCAGCACTCCACCGAGTCCATCGACATCCCCGGCGCGATGAAGCCCTTCCTGGAGGAGGGCAGGGTGCGCCTGCTCGGCGAGCTCACCCCCGACGCGTTGGATCTGCTGGAGAGCCGGCACCCGGGACTCTTCGCCGTGCTCGGGCGCGTGCGTCTGGAGCCGCTGGATGCGCGGCACACCCGCGAGGCCCTGAGCACCCGGGCGGCCTGGCAGCGCAAGGCGGAGTCCTCCCGGCCCACGCTGGCCGATGACGCGGTGGCGCCGCTCGTGGAGCTGGCCGAGCGCTACCTGCCGGGCCGCGCGCTACCGGGCAAGGCCCTGCGGCTGTACGAGGAGATGCGGGCGGGTCTCCAGCAGGAGCGCACGGGCAACGGCCAGTCCCCCATGCTCACCCGCGAGCGGGTGTACGCGCTCTTCAGCCTGAAGACGGGGGTCCCCGAGTTCCTGCTGCGCGAGGACCGGGCGCTGCTCGCCGCCGACGTCGAGGCACGCTTCCGCCGCCAGCTCATCGGCCAGGAGCTCGCCGTGCGGCGCGTCGTGGAGACGCTGTGCATGGTGAAGGCGGGACTCCAGCCCCAGGGCAAGCCGCTGGCCACCTTCCTCTTCGTGGGCCCCACCGGCGTGGGCAAGACGGAGCTCGCGCGGCTGCTCGCCACGTTCCTCTTCGGTTCGCCCGAGCGGATGTTCCGCTTCGACATGAGCGAGTTCATGGACGCCTGGGCCGCCGAGCGCCTCATCCGCGGCAACGCCCAGGGAGAGGGGCTGCTCACGCGGCGCGTCCGGCAGCAGCCCTTCTGCGTCCTCCTGCTCGATGAGATCGAGAAGGCCCACCCGGCCGTGTTCGATCTGCTCCTGCAGGTGTGCGGGGAAGGGCGGCTCACCGATGCGCGCGGGCAGACCGCCTGGTTCCACAACGCCCTCATCATCATGACGAGCAACCTCGGGGTGGCGCACCGCCGCAACCCGCTGGGCATCGGCGCCAGCGAGGTGGACGACACCTCGTACTACCTGCGAGAGGTGCACCGTCACTTCCGGCCCGAGTTCGTCAACCGCATCGATCAGCTCATTCCCTTCCACCCGCTCACCCCCGAGCAGGCGGCCGAGGTGGCGCGGCTCGGCGTGGACAAGCTGCGGATGCGGCGCGGACTGTTGCAGCGGGGCATCTCGCTCCACGTGCCGCCGGAGATCACCACCTCGCTCGCCGCGTCCGGCTACCAGGAAGCCTATGGCGCTCGCGCCATGCGCCGGCACCTGGACCAGCGGCTCGTCGTCCCCATCGCCCGCGCGCTCTCCTCGGTGGGGCCGGAAGCCCAGGGCGGGCAACTGGTGATCGCCCAGCGCCCGGAGGGCATCGAGGTGGAGCTGACCCGGGGGAGCCCCAGGTCCGCCCAGAACCAGTTCAACCAGGTGCGCGAGCTCCAGGCCGAACGGCGGATCCTCGACGCGCTCCTCCGGTCGGACGCGGTGGAGCAACTGAAGGAGCAGATCGCCTTCCTCGTGGCCCAGCTCTCCCAGGGAGACCGCAACCCGCGTGGCCCCGAGGCCGTCCCGGTGGGCAAGCTGCAGAGCGATCACAGCCGGCTGGAGGAAATCTGGACCCAGGCCCAGAAGCTGCGCTCGGCACTCGTGGCCGCCGAGGAGCTGGCGCTCATGGCCCTCTTCGAGCAGCAGGACGCCACGCCCTTCGTCGAGGACGCCCACGCGCAGGGCCAGGCCCTCCGCCGGTTGATGCCCGCCCTGTTGCTCTCCCTGCAACCCCGGCGTGACGCCCTCACGATGATCCTCCAGGAGGCCGGTGAGACGCGGGCTCTCGAGCGGTGGCTGCTGCCGCTGCTCGCGGACGCGCCCCGGCGCGGGTGGTCGGTCGGCGGCCGCCTGTCGGAGACCAGCAAGGGCAGTGAGCGCACGCGCAAGTGGGGTGACGTGCTCAACGCCGAGGACCTGCGGCGGGCACTCGTCGACCCCTCACGCACCTTCCATGAGGTGCTGCTCTCGGTCAACGGGACGAACGCCGGGGCCTTCCTGGCGCTCGAAGAGGGGTTGCATCGCTACCCCCCCACGGAGAAGGACGAACCCGTCATGCTCACGATCCAGCCCGTGGCGACCTTCACCCTCCTGCACCAGAAGGAGCTCGAGCTGCCGGCCATCGCGCCACCCGCCCAGCCCTCGCTCAAGGTGCTCCGGCTGACGCCCTCCATCCGGGAGCTCCACCCCGATGGCCGGCTCTGGTTGTGCAATGTCGAGCGCTATCTCCTCCTCGGCGACCGTGACTACTTCCAAGAGCTCGAGTTGATCCTCTTCGAACACATCCGCCACCTCGAGAGGCGCAGGAGCTTCGACCCCGGCAGTAGCCTCTCCTTCGCGCTCGATGTGCTCCGGGGGAAGAAGTCATGA